The Thermus filiformis genome contains a region encoding:
- the atpD gene encoding V-type ATP synthase subunit D, giving the protein MSQVSPTRMNLLQRRGQLRLAQKGVDLLKKKRDALVAEFFGLVRESLEARKALVRTAQEAYSALLLAAAFEGPERVWGLALGVPLVEGVEAEVENVWGSKVPRLKATFPETPLSDAPLVLEAQAAFRRYAEALVQVANTETRLKKIGEEIKKTTRRVNALEQVVIPGIRSQIRFIQQVLEQREREDTFRLKRIKGKIEAREAEEGGRPNPHLEIGAGL; this is encoded by the coding sequence ATGAGCCAGGTGAGCCCCACCCGGATGAACCTCCTCCAGCGCCGGGGGCAGCTCCGCCTGGCGCAGAAGGGGGTGGACCTCCTCAAGAAGAAGCGGGACGCCCTGGTGGCCGAGTTCTTCGGTCTGGTCCGGGAGAGCCTCGAGGCCCGCAAGGCCCTGGTCCGTACCGCCCAGGAGGCCTACTCGGCCCTCCTCCTCGCCGCCGCCTTTGAGGGGCCGGAGCGGGTGTGGGGCCTGGCCCTGGGCGTCCCCCTGGTGGAGGGGGTGGAGGCGGAGGTGGAGAACGTCTGGGGGAGCAAGGTGCCCAGGCTCAAGGCCACCTTCCCCGAGACCCCCCTGTCCGACGCCCCCCTGGTCCTCGAGGCCCAGGCCGCCTTCCGCCGCTACGCGGAGGCCCTGGTCCAGGTGGCCAACACCGAGACCCGGCTCAAGAAGATCGGCGAGGAGATCAAGAAGACCACCCGGCGGGTGAACGCCCTCGAGCAGGTGGTGATCCCCGGGATCCGCTCCCAGATCCGCTTCATCCAGCAGGTCCTGGAGCAGCGGGAGCGGGAGGACACCTTCCGCCTCAAGCGCATCAAGGGCAAGATCGAGGCCCGGGAAGCGGAGGAGGGGGGGCGGCCCAACCCCCACCTGGAGATCGGAGCAGGCCTCTAA
- the tsaB gene encoding tRNA (adenosine(37)-N6)-threonylcarbamoyltransferase complex dimerization subunit type 1 TsaB yields MWVLGMDTATAHLALGLWNGERGVERVLKVDRRHEEKLFPALKDLLAEAGVDKREVRLLAVGLGPGSYTGLRMAIAAGEGMGLGLSAQVVGVSSLLAAAWPHLGPEPLTVAFRLRNGLFYAATYQRLGKEVRVLMLERKVEALPPGPHLLDPPPSGLALAQLGLERGGPVEPVYL; encoded by the coding sequence GTGTGGGTCCTGGGGATGGACACGGCCACGGCCCATCTGGCCCTGGGCCTTTGGAACGGGGAAAGGGGGGTGGAACGGGTCCTCAAGGTGGACCGGCGGCACGAGGAGAAGCTCTTCCCCGCCCTAAAGGACCTTCTGGCCGAGGCCGGGGTGGACAAACGGGAGGTCCGCCTCCTGGCGGTGGGCCTAGGTCCCGGCTCGTACACCGGGCTCCGCATGGCCATCGCCGCGGGGGAGGGAATGGGGCTGGGCCTTTCCGCCCAGGTGGTGGGGGTCAGCTCCCTCCTAGCCGCGGCCTGGCCCCACCTGGGCCCCGAGCCCCTGACCGTGGCCTTCCGGCTGCGCAACGGCCTCTTCTACGCGGCCACCTACCAGAGGCTGGGGAAGGAGGTGCGGGTCCTGATGCTGGAGCGCAAGGTGGAGGCCCTCCCCCCGGGCCCCCACCTCCTGGACCCCCCGCCCTCAGGCCTCGCCCTGGCCCAGCTGGGCCTCGAGCGGGGCGGCCCGGTGGAGCCCGTCTACCTGTAG
- a CDS encoding pectin acetylesterase-family hydrolase, whose translation MRRLLGLLLFLALALAQGLGPYWQEVQAQGTVCSDGSPWRFYVSPGDPKKVLLDFQGGGACWDAQTCGPQSQTYRKRVDVQELLLAQGIYNRASIANPFFGWTHVFIPYCTGDLHVGRATVDYGGFKVHHQGARNALAALEYVFKNYPKAERVFVTGCSAGGYGAVFWADKVLAAYKNAQIAVCGDAALGVSTTDFAGSRVWNARLPELPGLGPNPSVEEIYRALARAYPGAAFAQYTTQLDGTQIYFYALMKKEVPPSEATAREWAVRAQTSLQSLAKEPNFTYYLAPGSQHCILPRPELYTLKVGEVSVLDWLRSLAEKGQAPRVGP comes from the coding sequence ATGAGGCGGCTTTTGGGGCTCCTTTTGTTCCTGGCTCTGGCCTTGGCGCAGGGCCTTGGCCCTTACTGGCAGGAGGTTCAGGCCCAGGGTACGGTCTGCTCGGACGGCTCCCCCTGGCGGTTCTACGTGAGCCCGGGGGACCCCAAGAAGGTCCTTCTAGACTTCCAGGGGGGCGGGGCCTGCTGGGACGCCCAGACCTGCGGCCCCCAGAGCCAGACCTACCGGAAGCGGGTGGACGTGCAGGAACTCCTCCTGGCCCAGGGGATCTACAACCGGGCGAGCATCGCCAACCCCTTCTTCGGCTGGACCCACGTCTTCATCCCCTACTGCACGGGGGACCTGCACGTGGGCCGGGCCACGGTGGACTACGGCGGGTTTAAGGTCCACCACCAGGGGGCGCGAAACGCCCTGGCCGCCTTGGAGTACGTCTTCAAGAACTACCCCAAGGCGGAGCGGGTCTTCGTCACCGGGTGCAGCGCCGGGGGGTACGGGGCGGTCTTCTGGGCGGACAAGGTCCTCGCCGCCTACAAAAACGCCCAGATCGCCGTCTGCGGGGACGCCGCCTTGGGCGTGAGCACCACGGACTTCGCCGGGAGCCGGGTCTGGAACGCCCGCCTGCCCGAGCTTCCCGGCCTGGGCCCGAACCCCAGCGTGGAGGAGATCTACCGGGCCCTGGCCCGGGCCTACCCCGGCGCGGCCTTCGCCCAGTACACCACCCAGCTGGACGGGACCCAGATCTACTTCTACGCCCTCATGAAGAAGGAGGTACCCCCCTCCGAGGCCACCGCCCGGGAGTGGGCCGTCCGGGCCCAGACCAGCCTCCAGAGCCTGGCCAAGGAGCCTAACTTCACCTACTACCTGGCTCCCGGGAGCCAGCACTGCATCCTGCCCCGGCCCGAGCTCTACACCCTGAAGGTGGGGGAGGTGAGCGTTCTGGACTGGCTCAGGAGCCTGGCGGAGAAGGGGCAGGCCCCCCGCGTAGGTCCGTGA
- a CDS encoding M16 family metallopeptidase → MVHEVKLKNGLTVVAEVLPEAKSVALGYFVRTGARDERPEESGVSHFLEHMVFKGPEDLDALTVNLLFDRMGAQYNAFTSEEATVYYGAVLPEFGLELLRLFTRLLRPALRLQDFQLEKQVILEEIARYEDRPGAMAFEWARRAFFQDHPLGNSVLGSRDSITALTRDQMADYHQRRYVPQNLLLALSGRLDLPRVLEEVEALTEGWAGSADRAYPPFFPRVGEERRPYAKARQLYLVGLWPGVAFQDERRYAAGVLAHLMGEEAGRLYWALVDRGLAETASFGHEEADRAGFFYAYVQADPAHEALVGEALSEELSRLSRQGVTEDEVARARTALATGVVFAGETPMQRLFHLGLHYLYTGRYEPLDQAKARILSVTREEVMALLEEAPFQKGFTLSVVPDGA, encoded by the coding sequence ATGGTTCATGAAGTGAAGCTTAAAAACGGCCTCACCGTGGTGGCCGAGGTCCTGCCCGAGGCCAAAAGCGTGGCCTTGGGCTACTTCGTGCGCACGGGGGCGCGGGACGAGCGGCCCGAGGAGAGCGGGGTCAGCCACTTCCTCGAGCACATGGTCTTCAAGGGGCCCGAGGACCTGGACGCCCTCACGGTCAACCTCCTCTTTGACCGGATGGGGGCCCAGTACAACGCCTTCACCTCGGAGGAGGCCACCGTCTACTACGGGGCCGTCCTGCCCGAGTTCGGCCTCGAGCTCCTGAGGCTTTTCACCCGGCTCCTGCGCCCCGCCCTTCGCCTTCAAGACTTCCAGCTGGAGAAGCAGGTCATCCTGGAGGAGATCGCCCGCTACGAGGACCGGCCGGGGGCCATGGCCTTTGAGTGGGCTCGGCGGGCCTTCTTCCAGGACCACCCCCTGGGCAACTCCGTCCTGGGGAGCCGGGACAGCATCACCGCCCTCACCCGGGACCAGATGGCGGACTACCACCAAAGGCGGTACGTGCCCCAGAACCTCCTCCTCGCCCTCTCCGGCCGGCTGGACCTCCCCCGGGTCCTGGAGGAGGTGGAGGCTTTGACCGAGGGCTGGGCGGGGAGCGCGGACCGGGCCTACCCCCCCTTCTTCCCCCGGGTGGGGGAGGAGCGGAGGCCCTACGCCAAGGCCCGCCAGCTCTACCTGGTGGGCCTCTGGCCCGGAGTGGCCTTCCAGGACGAGCGCCGCTACGCCGCCGGGGTCCTGGCCCACCTCATGGGGGAGGAGGCGGGCCGGCTCTACTGGGCCCTGGTGGACCGGGGCCTGGCGGAGACGGCGAGCTTCGGCCACGAGGAGGCGGACCGGGCGGGCTTCTTCTACGCCTACGTCCAGGCCGACCCGGCCCACGAGGCCCTGGTGGGGGAGGCCCTTTCCGAGGAGCTTTCCCGGCTTTCGCGCCAGGGGGTGACGGAGGACGAGGTGGCCAGGGCCCGGACGGCGCTGGCCACGGGGGTGGTCTTCGCGGGGGAGACCCCCATGCAGCGCCTCTTCCACCTGGGCCTCCACTACCTCTACACCGGCCGGTACGAGCCCCTGGACCAGGCCAAGGCCCGCATCCTCTCGGTGACCCGGGAGGAGGTCATGGCCCTACTGGAGGAGGCCCCCTTCCAGAAGGGGTTCACCCTTTCCGTGGTCCCCGATGGAGCCTAA
- a CDS encoding M16 family metallopeptidase, whose translation MGLRTAVLENGLTLALEERDYPGVAFQLLVPGAGAVQDGPLQGAATLLEAWLWKGAGELDARAFAQALDRLGVRRQSGVGLEYAAFSAAFLPEALEEVFRLYADLLLRPWLPEEAFEAVRSVALQELASLEDQPARKLFSLLRRRVFLSPHGQEPLGREEDLRRATPEAVRRERFRYTPQGAVLAVAGGVDWERLARAVEPFLAWRGEALPYPEPRLSQPQTLVLSRPTAQVQIGLAYPDVGPEDEDFYAARLALEVLSGGMASRLFTEVREKRGLVYAVSAFPAGVKGQGLLMAYAGTTKERYRTTLEVLKGEIARLREGVSEEELDRAKVALRTALVMGDESVRSRAGSMARDLYVLGRVRPLAEVEEAIAGTGLEAVNAFLARHPYENPWVGLLGEVENGS comes from the coding sequence ATGGGCCTACGGACGGCGGTCTTGGAAAACGGCCTCACCCTCGCCCTGGAGGAGCGGGACTACCCCGGTGTAGCCTTCCAGCTCCTGGTCCCCGGGGCGGGGGCGGTGCAGGACGGCCCCCTCCAGGGGGCGGCCACCCTTTTGGAGGCCTGGCTGTGGAAGGGGGCGGGGGAGCTGGACGCCCGGGCCTTCGCCCAGGCCCTGGACCGGCTGGGGGTGCGGCGGCAAAGCGGGGTGGGCCTGGAGTACGCCGCCTTCTCGGCGGCCTTTCTGCCCGAGGCCCTGGAGGAGGTCTTCCGGCTTTACGCCGACCTCCTCCTGCGTCCCTGGCTTCCCGAAGAGGCCTTTGAGGCGGTGCGGAGCGTGGCCCTCCAGGAGCTCGCCTCCTTGGAGGACCAGCCCGCGCGCAAGCTCTTCAGCCTCCTGCGCCGCCGGGTCTTCCTCTCCCCCCACGGCCAGGAGCCCCTGGGCCGGGAGGAGGACCTGAGGCGGGCCACCCCGGAGGCGGTGCGGCGGGAGCGCTTCCGCTACACCCCCCAAGGGGCGGTCCTGGCGGTGGCAGGCGGGGTGGACTGGGAGCGGCTGGCCCGGGCGGTGGAGCCCTTTTTGGCCTGGCGGGGGGAGGCTTTGCCCTACCCCGAGCCCCGGCTTTCCCAGCCCCAGACCCTGGTCCTTTCCCGCCCCACCGCCCAGGTCCAGATCGGCCTGGCCTACCCGGACGTGGGGCCGGAGGACGAGGACTTCTACGCGGCCCGGCTGGCCCTCGAGGTCCTCTCCGGGGGGATGGCGAGCCGGCTCTTCACCGAGGTGCGGGAGAAGCGGGGCCTGGTCTACGCGGTCTCCGCCTTCCCCGCCGGGGTCAAGGGGCAGGGCCTCTTGATGGCCTACGCGGGGACGACCAAGGAGCGGTACCGGACCACCCTCGAGGTCCTAAAGGGGGAGATCGCGCGGCTTCGGGAGGGGGTTTCGGAAGAGGAGCTGGACCGGGCCAAGGTGGCCCTCCGCACCGCTTTGGTCATGGGGGACGAGTCCGTCCGCTCCCGGGCCGGTTCCATGGCCCGGGACCTGTACGTCCTGGGCCGCGTCCGCCCCCTGGCCGAGGTGGAGGAGGCCATCGCCGGGACGGGCCTGGAGGCGGTGAACGCCTTCCTGGCCCGGCACCCGTACGAGAACCCCTGGGTGGGGCTTTTGGGGGAGGTGGAGAATGGTTCATGA
- a CDS encoding lipocalin family protein, which produces MRPLYLLPLLLAACAPALLPFDPQRLPDPGDWDPRPAPLEWWYASGYAGRYAFHFAFFKAYPPRDYQVMGLPAALFFPGPFHAVHLALTDLKTGKRRFLEASDFPGGGARVGPGPDLELKGFRFFRQGRAFRLLAGPLDLDLYPLKPPVVHPPGYSGTEATGRMYYQSYTRVLAQGRVEGEEAYGEAWLDHQWGDQLSGLSATWDWFGLHLSDGSELMAYRVRDREGRVVQVLGSRVDPGGRAEALEVEFLPLEDWKSPSGRVYTLAWRLRAPELDLHLRPLFREGEILSRTTRVAYWEGPVVGEGWLNGRPVQARGMGEFVAGPWQP; this is translated from the coding sequence ATGCGGCCCCTTTACCTTCTTCCCCTTCTCCTCGCCGCCTGCGCCCCCGCCCTCCTCCCCTTTGACCCCCAGCGCCTCCCCGACCCCGGGGACTGGGACCCCCGGCCTGCCCCCCTGGAGTGGTGGTACGCCTCGGGGTACGCGGGGCGGTACGCCTTCCACTTCGCCTTCTTCAAGGCCTATCCGCCCCGGGACTACCAGGTGATGGGCCTTCCCGCCGCCCTCTTCTTCCCCGGCCCCTTCCACGCCGTCCACCTGGCCCTCACCGACCTAAAGACCGGGAAGCGGCGCTTCCTCGAGGCCTCGGACTTCCCCGGGGGCGGGGCCCGGGTGGGGCCGGGGCCCGACCTCGAGCTAAAGGGCTTCCGCTTCTTCCGCCAAGGGAGGGCCTTCCGGCTCCTGGCGGGGCCCTTGGACCTGGACCTTTACCCCCTGAAGCCCCCCGTGGTCCACCCCCCCGGCTACTCGGGCACCGAGGCGACCGGCCGGATGTACTACCAGTCCTACACCCGCGTCCTGGCCCAGGGGCGGGTGGAGGGGGAGGAGGCCTACGGGGAGGCCTGGCTGGACCACCAGTGGGGGGACCAGCTCTCCGGCCTCAGCGCCACCTGGGACTGGTTCGGCCTCCACCTCTCCGACGGCTCCGAGCTCATGGCCTACCGGGTCCGGGACCGGGAGGGACGGGTGGTCCAGGTCCTGGGGAGCCGGGTGGACCCCGGGGGGCGGGCGGAGGCTTTGGAGGTGGAGTTCCTCCCCCTGGAGGACTGGAAGAGCCCCTCGGGCCGCGTCTACACCCTGGCCTGGCGGCTTAGGGCTCCAGAGCTGGACCTCCACCTCCGCCCCCTTTTCCGGGAGGGAGAGATTCTTTCCCGCACCACCCGGGTGGCCTACTGGGAGGGGCCCGTGGTGGGGGAGGGGTGGCTTAACGGGCGGCCCGTCCAGGCCCGGGGGATGGGGGAGTTCGTGGCGGGGCCTTGGCAGCCCTAG
- the recG gene encoding ATP-dependent DNA helicase RecG: protein MTLAELKEKIRRPLLRELQDGAQDRVVVGGLERLVQTLARPLPELVRLFQGYRDLPPERRREVLEKALRLLEDGKEEKEEGQGLEAPAHPLAPPQGRKKLAELGLHTLRDVLQYYPRRYEDRRALSGVRFLEDGQKATLLVKLLKKELVRTPKKGMQIVQALAQDAWGWRITLVWFNQPWVLSKLEEGASLLVTGRVQKRGKVQLLVEYFEDEGQESLSTGRIVPVYPAKEGISQAFLRRTVHRALEVARIEDPLAAYRARLGLAPLDFAYKNIHFPDSEEDLKEALLRLRFDEYLLLELKALLDAGGTVLGRVFRVEEAWLEAFRLALPFPLTRAQERAAAEILKDMQAPRQMARLLQGDVGSGKTVVAALALYVAAKNGAQGALMAPTEILAKQHYENLTRYLFPLGVRVELLLGSMSAKEREAALRRLATGEAQVAVGTHALIQEDVAFHDLGLAVIDEEHRFGVLQRRALLKMARIPPDVLVMSATPIPRSLALTLYGDLELSVLDELPPGRLPVKTKVLPHRLRLQAYAFAREEVKKGHQVYVVAPAIEENEELDIRAANALYEELKGLLPGVRLALLHGKMPAQKKDEVMEAFRRGDYDLLVSTTVIEVGVDVPRATLMIVENAERFGLAQLHQLRGRVGRGGLPGYCVLIAGEASQKTLKRLKVLESSNDGFYIAEMDLKLRGPGELRGVRQSGYPELRLGDLTEDTDLIEQARALAKEILEKDPRLEAHPLLRRELQAQAERIGFREVI, encoded by the coding sequence GTGACCTTGGCGGAGCTGAAGGAGAAGATCCGCCGCCCCCTCCTGCGGGAGCTCCAGGACGGGGCCCAGGACCGGGTGGTGGTGGGGGGGCTGGAGCGGCTGGTCCAGACCCTGGCCCGTCCCCTCCCCGAGCTCGTCCGGCTCTTCCAGGGCTACCGGGACCTCCCCCCCGAGAGGCGGCGGGAGGTGCTGGAAAAGGCCCTCCGTCTTTTGGAGGACGGAAAGGAAGAAAAGGAGGAAGGCCAGGGCCTCGAGGCCCCCGCCCACCCCCTCGCCCCGCCCCAGGGCCGGAAGAAGCTGGCCGAGCTGGGGCTTCACACCCTGCGGGACGTCCTCCAGTACTACCCCCGGCGGTACGAGGACCGGCGGGCCCTGAGCGGGGTCCGGTTCCTGGAGGACGGGCAGAAGGCCACCCTCCTGGTGAAGCTCCTGAAGAAGGAACTGGTCAGGACCCCCAAAAAGGGGATGCAGATCGTCCAGGCCCTGGCCCAGGACGCCTGGGGGTGGCGGATCACCCTGGTCTGGTTCAACCAGCCCTGGGTCCTGTCCAAGCTCGAGGAGGGGGCGAGCCTCCTGGTCACAGGGCGGGTGCAGAAGAGGGGGAAGGTCCAGCTTTTGGTGGAGTACTTCGAGGACGAGGGGCAGGAGTCCCTCTCCACGGGCCGGATCGTCCCCGTCTACCCCGCCAAGGAGGGGATCAGCCAGGCCTTCCTCCGCCGGACGGTCCACCGGGCCCTCGAGGTGGCCCGGATAGAAGACCCCCTGGCGGCCTACCGGGCCCGGCTGGGCCTGGCCCCCTTGGACTTCGCCTACAAGAACATCCACTTCCCGGACTCGGAGGAGGACTTGAAAGAGGCCCTTCTCCGCCTCCGGTTTGACGAGTACCTTCTTTTGGAGCTCAAGGCCCTCCTGGACGCGGGGGGGACGGTTTTGGGGCGGGTCTTCCGGGTGGAGGAGGCCTGGCTCGAGGCCTTCCGCTTGGCCCTCCCCTTCCCCCTCACCCGGGCGCAGGAGCGGGCGGCGGCGGAGATCCTAAAGGACATGCAGGCCCCCCGGCAGATGGCCCGGCTCCTCCAGGGGGACGTGGGCTCGGGGAAGACGGTGGTGGCCGCCCTGGCCCTCTACGTGGCGGCCAAGAACGGGGCCCAAGGGGCCCTGATGGCCCCCACGGAGATCCTGGCCAAGCAGCACTACGAGAACCTCACCCGCTACCTCTTCCCCCTGGGCGTCCGGGTGGAGCTCCTTCTGGGGTCCATGAGCGCCAAGGAGCGGGAGGCGGCCTTAAGAAGGCTCGCCACCGGGGAGGCCCAGGTGGCGGTGGGCACCCACGCCCTGATCCAGGAGGACGTGGCCTTCCACGACCTGGGCCTGGCGGTGATTGACGAGGAGCACCGCTTCGGCGTGCTCCAGCGCCGGGCCCTGCTCAAGATGGCCCGCATCCCCCCGGACGTCCTGGTCATGTCCGCCACCCCTATCCCCCGCTCCCTGGCCCTCACCCTTTACGGGGACCTGGAGCTCTCCGTTTTGGACGAGCTTCCCCCGGGCCGCCTCCCCGTGAAGACCAAGGTCCTCCCCCACCGCCTTCGCCTCCAGGCCTACGCCTTCGCCCGAGAGGAGGTGAAAAAGGGCCACCAGGTCTATGTGGTGGCCCCGGCCATTGAGGAGAACGAGGAGCTGGACATCCGGGCGGCCAACGCCCTTTACGAGGAGCTAAAGGGCCTCCTCCCCGGAGTGCGCCTGGCCCTCCTCCACGGGAAGATGCCCGCCCAAAAGAAGGACGAGGTCATGGAGGCTTTCCGGCGCGGGGATTACGACCTTCTGGTCTCCACCACGGTGATCGAGGTGGGGGTGGACGTCCCCCGGGCCACGCTGATGATCGTGGAGAACGCGGAGCGCTTCGGCCTCGCCCAGCTCCACCAGCTCCGGGGCCGGGTGGGCCGGGGAGGGCTTCCCGGGTACTGCGTCCTCATCGCGGGGGAGGCAAGCCAGAAGACCCTGAAGCGGCTCAAGGTGCTGGAGTCCTCCAACGACGGGTTCTACATCGCGGAGATGGACCTGAAGCTCCGGGGCCCGGGGGAGCTCCGGGGGGTGCGGCAGTCCGGCTACCCGGAGCTTCGGCTGGGGGACCTGACGGAGGACACGGACCTGATTGAACAGGCCCGGGCCCTGGCCAAGGAGATCCTGGAGAAGGACCCCCGCCTCGAGGCCCACCCCCTCCTGCGGCGGGAGCTCCAGGCCCAGGCGGAGCGCATCGGGTTCCGAGAGGTGATATGA
- a CDS encoding DMT family transporter: protein MEPKALLAGLVTILFWASAFAGIRAGLAGYGPGHLTLLRFLVASSALLLYARLARIPPPRREDLPRLFLLGVLGITFYHTALNFGERTVSAGAASLLIASGPVFTALLSRFLLGERLSLWGWAGIGLAFLGAALIAFGEGGGVRLEPGAVLILGAALSTSFYFVLQKPLFARYSAREMTVYTLVLGTLPLLVFAPGLLEAVRKAPLGATLSVIYLGLFPGALAYLTWTYALSRTPASRLSSLLYLSPVLAILIGYLWLGEAPSFLALWGGGLALLGVGVVNARGRA from the coding sequence ATGGAGCCTAAAGCCCTCCTGGCCGGCCTGGTCACCATCCTCTTCTGGGCCTCGGCCTTCGCGGGGATCCGGGCGGGGCTTGCGGGCTACGGCCCGGGCCACCTCACCCTCCTGCGCTTCCTGGTGGCCTCCTCGGCCCTCCTCCTCTACGCCCGGCTGGCCCGCATCCCCCCGCCCCGGAGGGAGGACCTGCCCCGGCTCTTCCTCCTGGGGGTCTTGGGCATCACCTTCTACCACACCGCGCTGAACTTCGGGGAAAGGACGGTATCCGCCGGGGCGGCGAGCCTCCTCATCGCCTCCGGCCCGGTCTTCACCGCCCTGCTTTCCCGCTTCCTCCTTGGGGAAAGGCTTTCCCTTTGGGGGTGGGCGGGGATAGGCCTGGCCTTTTTGGGGGCGGCCCTCATCGCCTTCGGGGAGGGGGGCGGGGTGCGGCTGGAGCCAGGGGCGGTCCTCATCCTGGGGGCCGCCCTCTCCACCTCCTTCTACTTCGTTTTGCAAAAGCCCCTCTTCGCCCGGTACTCGGCCCGGGAGATGACCGTCTACACCCTGGTCCTGGGCACCCTTCCCCTTCTGGTCTTCGCCCCGGGCCTCCTCGAGGCCGTCCGGAAGGCCCCCCTCGGGGCCACCCTGAGCGTCATTTATCTGGGCCTCTTCCCGGGGGCTTTGGCCTACCTCACCTGGACCTATGCCCTTTCCCGCACCCCCGCCTCGAGGCTTTCCAGCCTCCTTTACCTCTCCCCCGTGTTGGCCATTCTGATCGGCTATCTCTGGCTGGGGGAGGCGCCCTCTTTCCTGGCCCTCTGGGGCGGGGGGCTCGCCCTTCTGGGGGTGGGGGTGGTGAACGCCCGGGGAAGGGCGTAG
- a CDS encoding flavodoxin family protein, which yields MGLRVLGVNASSRTDGWTAELLDEVLKAAADRGAVTERLDLVRHPFPFCAGNYSHDPGLCGPETCLQGPWDGFGFIAERLSWADAVVFATPVYWFSLSARMKALLERMTSLENQGVWNLGKPMALVAVAEEDGAAQALSQMLLPLTYMGFVLAPMGLVYTHRRGRRTLADDPEAIPDARRAGWNLVELAERLKGAGFQAPNPLQVDGLHRAAPLEAQLGQGEA from the coding sequence ATGGGCTTACGCGTTCTCGGCGTGAACGCTTCCTCGCGGACCGACGGTTGGACGGCGGAGCTTCTGGATGAGGTGTTGAAGGCGGCGGCGGATCGGGGGGCCGTCACGGAGCGGCTGGACCTGGTCCGCCACCCCTTCCCCTTCTGCGCGGGCAACTACTCCCACGACCCCGGCCTGTGCGGCCCCGAGACCTGCCTCCAGGGGCCCTGGGACGGGTTCGGCTTCATCGCGGAGCGGCTTTCCTGGGCCGACGCGGTGGTCTTCGCCACCCCGGTCTACTGGTTCAGCCTCTCCGCCCGGATGAAGGCCCTCTTGGAGCGGATGACCTCCTTGGAGAACCAGGGGGTCTGGAACCTGGGCAAGCCCATGGCCCTGGTGGCGGTGGCCGAGGAGGACGGGGCCGCCCAGGCCCTTTCCCAGATGCTCCTTCCCCTCACCTACATGGGCTTCGTCCTGGCCCCCATGGGCCTGGTCTACACCCACCGCCGGGGCCGGAGGACCCTTGCGGACGACCCGGAGGCCATCCCGGACGCCCGGCGGGCGGGGTGGAACCTGGTGGAGCTGGCCGAGCGGCTAAAAGGGGCGGGCTTCCAGGCGCCGAACCCCCTACAGGTAGACGGGCTCCACCGGGCCGCCCCGCTCGAGGCCCAGCTGGGCCAGGGCGAGGCCTGA